The Lutibacter profundi region CATTAAACTTTCTTGATTGGTATCTACAAATTTTGGAGCTACATTTAAACGTACAATATCTTCTTCTTTATTGTATGAAAAAGCTCCCCAGCCATCATTTTTTTTATTAAGAATAAGTACCCAATCTTTATTCTCGTTAGGGATAATAAAAAAACCATATTTCCCAGCAGGAACTAATGCTCCTCCAATTGTCACTTCTTTATCAAAAGAAAAAGTAGTATTTTCATTGGCTCCTGCTCTCCAAACTTT contains the following coding sequences:
- a CDS encoding DUF2911 domain-containing protein, encoding MKKIKFTLILILITTITFAQESPRKQATGKIGEVTVTIDYGSPFVKGRTIWGGLVKYGKVWRAGANENTTFSFDKEVTIGGALVPAGKYGFFIIPNENKDWVLILNKKNDGWGAFSYNKEEDIVRLNVAPKFVDTNQESLMYSIVAKGIQLAWGKMRITLPVK